GGTCGGTTTGTGGGCGCTGTTGGTGTACAGCGGTTTGCTGTTTGTGGAGGTGTATCAAACTGCCGAACGACTCGATGACGGCGTTGCAACCCTCGCGGAAAAATACTTCGGCGTGCCGGGGCGTATTCTTGCCACGTTGAGTTTGTTGATTTTATTGTATGCCCTTTCCGCCGCCTACATCACCGGCGGCGGCTCATTGCTTTCCGGTTTGCCGACCGCATTCGGTTTGGACGCAATCTCCTTGAAAAGCGCGATAATTCTTTTCACCGCGGTGCTTGGTTCTTTTGTGGTGATCGGCACCAGAGGCGTGGACGGCATCACCCGTATTTTGTTTATCGGTAAACTGGTGGCTTTTGTTTTCGTGTTATTCATGATGTTGCCGAAAGTCGCCTTAGACAACTTAATGGCACTGCCGCTGGATTACGCCTTTGTCATTTCTGCCGCACCGATTTTCTTCACTTCATTCGGCTTCCACGTGATTATGGCAAGCGTGAACAGTTATTTAGGCGGCAATGTAGAAAAATTCCGTCGCGCAATTTTAATCGGTACCGCCATTCCCCTTGCAGCCTATTTAGTTTGGCAGCTGGCGACCCACGGCGTATTAAGCCAAAACGAATTTGTACGCATTTTACAAGCCGATCCGACGCTTAATGGTTTAGTCAATGCGGCACACGAAATCACCGGTTCCAGCGTAATGGGCGAAATTGTGCGTATTTTTTCAGCGCTTGCACTCATCACTTCTTTCCTCGGCGTTATGCTCGGCGTATTTGAAGGGTTAGGCGATTTATTCAAACGCTATCATTTACCGAACAACCGTTTCTCCCTAACCGTCGCGGCGTTCCTCCCGCCATTGGCTTTCGCCTTGTTTTACCCGGAAGGTTTCATCACCGCATTGAGTTATGCCGGTTTACTATGCGCGTTTTATTGCTTAATTTTGCCCATCGCCTTGGCTTGGCGCGTTCGCGTAACGGCTCCGAATTTGCCTTATCGCGTATTCGGCGGCAATCTCGCGTTAATTGCGGCGTTGCTTGTGGGAATTGTAATTATGGTGATTCCATTCTTCATTCAAGCAGGCTATTTACCGGCGGTCGCAGGGTAATTTATTTTTCACGCAAGTCGGTTTGGTGACGGATTGGCTCAGTAATGGATTCGCTAAGCAATAGCCAAACAAAAGGGGGAACATAATGTTCCCCTTTATTGTTTTGTTGATTGCTTTGTTGATTGTTTTGTTGTTCTCCTCTCAAAACAGCACCGCATTGAAGCCACTTCCAATGCGGTGCTGTTTTAATTGTTCAATAAAACCTTTATCTCTTTATTTTGATTTTTAAAAAATATTGTCACTCATTGGTGATAAACAAATAATGTTGTTAATCAAAATGATGGATAAATGATTAACAACGTCGATGTATATACATTCGGTTATTTTTGTAGCAACGCCAAAAATTCGTCTTCGCTTAATACCGTGATACCTAATTCTTGCGCTTTGGTTAGCTTAGAACCGGCGGCGTCGCCGGCGATGACGAAATCGGTTTTGGCGGAAACCGAACCACTCACTTTGGCACCTATTTCTTGTAACAGCGCTTTGGCTTCATTGCGTCCCATTTGGCTGAGCGTGCCGGTAAGTACTACGATTTTGCCCTTGAACGGATTATCACCCGCTTCCTTGGTTTCCACTGCGTCCCAATGTATCCCTTGCGCGATGAGGTCGTTTACCGCATCTACGTTATGCGGTTCGCGCCAGAAGGCCAGAATACGGTTTGCCACCACTTCCCCGACGTCCGGCACCGCTTGTAATTGCTCGAAGTCGGCATTTTGTAACGCCTCTAAGGTTTTGAAATGATTGGCCAGATTCAATGCGGTGCTCTCGCCCACTTCGCGTATGCCGAGGGCGAAAATAAAGCGCGCTAGCGTAGTGTGCTTGGCTTGTTCAAGACTATTTAGCGCATTTTTCGCCGATTTTTCACCCATTCGTTCTAATTGCATAAGGGTGGTTAAATCCAGTTTGAATAAGTCCGCCGGTGTGCGTATTAATTCGCGTTCAACCAATTGTTCAATAAGTTTGCCGCCTACACCGTCAATATCCATCGCTTTACGCGAAACAAAATGTTTAAGCGATTCTTTGCGTTGCGCCGCGCAGAACAGACCGCCGGTGCAGCGAGCCACGGCTTCGCCTTCAATACGCACGATTTGTGAACCGCATACCGGGCAGTTATGCGGGAAAATAATCGGTTTGGCGTCGGCGGGGCGGCGTTCGTGTAATACACCGATAATTTGCGGAATTACGTCGCCCGCGCGACGAACTACTACGGTGTCGCCAATGGCGAGATTTAAACGGGCGATCTCATCACCGTTATGTAACGTCGCATTGCTGACGGTGACGCCTGCCACAAACACCGGTTTCAATTTTGCCACCGGCGTGATGGCGCCGGTGCGCCCCACTTGGAATTCCACATCGTTCAGTACGGTAAGTTCTTCTTGCGCCGGGAATTTGTAAGCGATTGCCCAACGCGGTGCTTTGGAAATAAAACCGAGCTCATTTTGCAGTTCAATATCGTTGATTTTTAGCACGGTGCCGTCAATGTCGTAACCGAGCAAAGCGCGCTTGTTTTGCATATCACGATAAAATGCCAGAACCTCTTCTGCGCCGTTGCAAAGGCGAATTTCCGGATTGATCGGAATGCCGACGGATTTCAGCCATTGCAGGCGCGCGTAATGCGTGTTCGGCAAATTTATTCCTTCCGCAATGCCGATGCTGTAAGCATTGAACGCCAACGGGCGTTTGCTGGTAATGTTCGGATCTAATTGGCGTAACGAACCGGC
Above is a genomic segment from Aggregatibacter sp. HMT-949 containing:
- the ligA gene encoding NAD-dependent DNA ligase LigA; translated protein: MTLQAKLETLRNTLRRYEYEYHVLDNPSVPDSEYDRLFHQLKALELEHPDLVTADSPTQRVGAKPLAGFRQIRHEMPMLSLDNAFSDEEFYAFVKRIEDRLIVLPKPLTFCCEPKLDGLAVSILYINGVLSQAATRGDGSRGEDITANIRTIRNVPLQLLIDNPPARLEVRGEVFMPHVGFERLNKHALELGEKTFANPRNAAAGSLRQLDPNITSKRPLAFNAYSIGIAEGINLPNTHYARLQWLKSVGIPINPEIRLCNGAEEVLAFYRDMQNKRALLGYDIDGTVLKINDIELQNELGFISKAPRWAIAYKFPAQEELTVLNDVEFQVGRTGAITPVAKLKPVFVAGVTVSNATLHNGDEIARLNLAIGDTVVVRRAGDVIPQIIGVLHERRPADAKPIIFPHNCPVCGSQIVRIEGEAVARCTGGLFCAAQRKESLKHFVSRKAMDIDGVGGKLIEQLVERELIRTPADLFKLDLTTLMQLERMGEKSAKNALNSLEQAKHTTLARFIFALGIREVGESTALNLANHFKTLEALQNADFEQLQAVPDVGEVVANRILAFWREPHNVDAVNDLIAQGIHWDAVETKEAGDNPFKGKIVVLTGTLSQMGRNEAKALLQEIGAKVSGSVSAKTDFVIAGDAAGSKLTKAQELGITVLSEDEFLALLQK
- a CDS encoding aromatic amino acid transport family protein yields the protein MLKNKTFGSALIIAGTTIGAGMLAMPLTSAGMGFGYTVLLLVGLWALLVYSGLLFVEVYQTAERLDDGVATLAEKYFGVPGRILATLSLLILLYALSAAYITGGGSLLSGLPTAFGLDAISLKSAIILFTAVLGSFVVIGTRGVDGITRILFIGKLVAFVFVLFMMLPKVALDNLMALPLDYAFVISAAPIFFTSFGFHVIMASVNSYLGGNVEKFRRAILIGTAIPLAAYLVWQLATHGVLSQNEFVRILQADPTLNGLVNAAHEITGSSVMGEIVRIFSALALITSFLGVMLGVFEGLGDLFKRYHLPNNRFSLTVAAFLPPLAFALFYPEGFITALSYAGLLCAFYCLILPIALAWRVRVTAPNLPYRVFGGNLALIAALLVGIVIMVIPFFIQAGYLPAVAG